A single genomic interval of Alcaligenes sp. SDU_A2 harbors:
- a CDS encoding non-heme iron oxygenase ferredoxin subunit has translation MNWIKISEIDAIDNEESQAIEAHGKKLALHKLDGEFFLTDNVCTHQYALLSDGYLEDGCVECPLHQAKFCLRTGKAMNAPATVDIKVYPLRIEGSDILADLGQA, from the coding sequence GTGAACTGGATAAAAATTTCCGAGATCGACGCCATCGATAACGAAGAGTCGCAAGCCATCGAGGCGCATGGCAAAAAACTGGCCCTGCACAAACTGGACGGCGAGTTTTTCCTGACCGACAACGTCTGCACCCATCAATACGCCCTGCTGTCGGACGGCTATCTGGAAGATGGCTGCGTGGAATGCCCCTTGCACCAAGCCAAGTTCTGTCTACGTACCGGCAAAGCCATGAATGCGCCCGCAACGGTAGACATCAAGGTCTATCCGCTGCGTATCGAAGGCAGTGACATCCTGGCCGACCTGGGCCAGGCCTGA
- a CDS encoding TRAP transporter substrate-binding protein produces MERRNFLLKSACAAGAGLAAVAAPAIAQSNPTVRWRMSTGWPKSLDTIFGSAEALCKRVSELTEGKFEIRAFPGGELVPYAQNMDAISNGTVECNHVLSTAFVGKNTAVTFDTGLSFGMNARQHNAWVQSGGGLKLLRDMYSQYNIVNFVAGNVGVQMGGWFRKEIQNLEDLKGLKMRIGGIGGMVLSKLGAVPQQIPPSDIYSSLEKGTIDAAEWIGPYDDEKLGLNKVAPFYYSPGWFEGSASLTSMVNKDAWEALPASFKAAFETACNEQTLLCLAKYDAVNPGALRKLVADGAKLRYFPKDVMKAAYDKSQELWKELSASNADFAKIYPSWKAFQEQEASWFRVAESALDNFTFSELGKRG; encoded by the coding sequence ATGGAGCGTCGTAATTTTTTGCTGAAATCCGCTTGTGCAGCCGGCGCAGGCTTGGCGGCCGTGGCGGCCCCGGCCATTGCGCAAAGCAATCCCACCGTGCGTTGGCGCATGTCCACGGGCTGGCCCAAGAGCTTGGATACGATTTTTGGCTCGGCCGAAGCCTTGTGCAAGCGCGTCAGCGAACTGACCGAGGGCAAGTTCGAGATCCGTGCCTTTCCGGGCGGAGAACTGGTGCCATACGCCCAGAACATGGATGCCATCAGCAACGGTACGGTGGAGTGTAACCACGTGCTTAGTACCGCCTTTGTCGGTAAGAACACCGCTGTTACTTTCGATACCGGCCTGTCTTTTGGCATGAATGCCCGTCAGCACAACGCCTGGGTTCAGTCGGGCGGGGGTCTGAAGCTGCTGCGTGACATGTACAGCCAGTACAACATTGTCAATTTCGTGGCCGGCAATGTGGGTGTACAGATGGGCGGCTGGTTCCGCAAGGAAATCCAGAACCTGGAGGATCTGAAGGGTTTGAAGATGCGCATCGGCGGCATTGGCGGCATGGTCTTGTCCAAATTGGGTGCCGTGCCCCAGCAGATTCCACCCAGCGATATTTACTCCTCGCTGGAGAAAGGCACCATCGATGCGGCCGAGTGGATCGGTCCTTACGATGATGAAAAACTGGGCCTGAACAAGGTGGCGCCTTTTTACTATTCTCCAGGCTGGTTCGAGGGCAGCGCTTCGTTGACCAGCATGGTCAACAAAGACGCTTGGGAAGCCTTGCCGGCCAGTTTCAAGGCGGCTTTCGAGACAGCATGCAACGAGCAGACCTTGTTGTGTCTGGCCAAATACGATGCCGTCAATCCAGGCGCGTTGCGCAAGTTGGTGGCAGACGGTGCCAAGCTGCGCTACTTCCCCAAGGACGTCATGAAAGCAGCCTATGACAAGTCCCAGGAGCTGTGGAAGGAGCTGTCCGCAAGCAACGCTGATTTTGCCAAGATCTATCCCAGCTGGAAGGCTTTTCAGGAACAAGAGGCCAGTTGGTTCAGAGTGGCCGAGAGCGCGTTGGACAACTTTACGTTCAGCGAACTGGGCAAGCGCGGTTAA
- a CDS encoding xanthine dehydrogenase family protein molybdopterin-binding subunit: MSQHSYPSRPGGQGVGARILRKEDARHLHGRGNFIGNMSMPGLQEVAFLRSPMAHARLSQIQIDDAVRQHVFTRADMSDCLDIYAASTLPSYQASSMPPLASGQVRYVGEPVALALGGSRALAEDVLEQVQVIYQELPVYGSVQASLAAQGDLLHEGWQDNVFVTLRSDAAFEEHAARADRVVEHSVSLSRQCMLPMEGKAVLAYWDFQADQLVVYCGSQIPHMHRTGIAQFLGMDQAQVRVISPDVGGAFGYKCVLHQEELAVAWLAKTFRTPFRYLEDRREHLIAGANTREHQYRLKAHISHEGRLLALDAEIDIDGGAYSVWPFTVGLEVGQALGNLPGPYDFRGYRCRTRGVATNKPGFMPYRGVARTGVCLAIEQMMDQIALAVGKTAWEVRLMNLVQGEQMPYVNVANKHYDSGNYPESLRRALAAVDMQAVLARQAQGEADGRLIGLGVATYTEQSAHGTSVFASWGTAVIPGFDQAFVRMTPDGGLEVRVGVHSHGQGMETTFAQIASEILGIAVPHIKVVHGDTGRTPFSTGTYASRSLVMSGGAVSRACKELLVRLRKIAAHMLQADQMELDQQGAVFSAGGRSVTLAQVADAWYINPQHLPADVDPQGLELSVGYKPKVDTGSFTYASNAVVVAVDPRTGGVEVLKYVVVEDCGVMINPMIVEGQTIGGIAQGIGTALYEEMPYDEFGQPLASTLADYVMPGACEVPNIHIEHMESPSPHTEFGAKGMGEGGAIAPPAAIMSAINNALKPIGAQVSHTPVTPHRVLSAIHAVAARQGTVSVSEVQA, encoded by the coding sequence ATGAGTCAGCACAGTTACCCGTCACGCCCGGGTGGCCAGGGGGTGGGCGCGCGCATTCTTCGCAAAGAAGATGCGCGTCACCTTCATGGTCGGGGCAATTTCATTGGCAATATGAGCATGCCGGGCCTGCAGGAAGTCGCCTTCCTGCGCAGTCCCATGGCGCATGCTCGCCTCTCTCAGATCCAGATTGACGATGCGGTACGTCAGCACGTATTCACGCGTGCCGATATGTCCGATTGCCTGGATATCTACGCGGCATCCACGCTGCCCAGCTATCAGGCATCCAGCATGCCTCCCTTGGCCAGCGGGCAAGTACGCTATGTTGGTGAGCCGGTGGCCTTGGCGCTGGGCGGCAGCCGCGCCTTGGCCGAAGATGTCTTGGAACAGGTGCAGGTTATTTACCAGGAACTGCCGGTATATGGCAGCGTTCAAGCCTCCCTGGCTGCCCAAGGCGATCTGTTGCACGAAGGCTGGCAGGACAATGTGTTCGTTACCCTGCGTTCGGACGCGGCTTTTGAAGAGCATGCGGCCCGTGCCGACCGTGTGGTCGAGCATTCGGTCAGCCTGTCGCGTCAGTGCATGTTGCCTATGGAAGGCAAAGCTGTGTTGGCCTATTGGGATTTTCAGGCTGATCAGTTGGTGGTGTATTGCGGCAGCCAGATTCCGCACATGCATCGTACCGGCATTGCCCAATTTCTGGGTATGGATCAGGCCCAGGTGCGGGTGATTTCGCCCGATGTGGGCGGGGCCTTCGGTTATAAATGCGTGCTGCACCAGGAAGAACTGGCGGTGGCCTGGCTGGCCAAGACGTTTCGCACGCCTTTTCGCTATCTGGAAGACCGGCGCGAACATTTGATTGCCGGTGCCAATACCCGCGAACATCAATATCGGCTAAAGGCGCATATTAGTCACGAGGGTCGTCTGCTGGCCCTGGACGCGGAAATCGATATCGACGGTGGTGCCTATTCGGTCTGGCCTTTTACGGTAGGGCTGGAGGTGGGCCAGGCGCTGGGCAATCTGCCTGGCCCTTATGATTTTCGCGGCTATCGTTGCCGCACGCGTGGCGTGGCCACCAATAAGCCCGGTTTTATGCCTTATCGCGGCGTGGCTCGCACCGGTGTGTGCCTGGCCATTGAACAGATGATGGATCAGATCGCTCTGGCCGTGGGCAAGACCGCCTGGGAAGTGCGTTTGATGAATCTGGTCCAGGGCGAGCAGATGCCTTACGTGAACGTGGCCAATAAGCACTATGACTCGGGTAATTATCCCGAAAGCCTGCGTCGCGCTCTGGCGGCGGTGGATATGCAGGCCGTGTTGGCGCGACAGGCGCAGGGCGAGGCGGATGGACGTTTGATCGGTCTGGGGGTGGCCACGTATACCGAGCAGTCGGCGCACGGCACTTCCGTGTTCGCCAGTTGGGGCACTGCGGTCATCCCTGGCTTTGACCAGGCGTTCGTGCGCATGACGCCCGATGGCGGGCTGGAAGTGCGCGTGGGCGTGCATTCGCACGGTCAGGGCATGGAGACGACGTTTGCGCAGATTGCCAGTGAAATTCTTGGCATCGCGGTTCCTCATATCAAGGTCGTGCATGGCGATACAGGGCGTACGCCGTTTTCCACCGGCACCTATGCCTCGCGTTCGCTGGTCATGTCCGGCGGAGCCGTGTCGCGCGCCTGCAAGGAATTACTGGTGCGTTTGCGCAAGATTGCAGCGCATATGCTGCAGGCCGATCAGATGGAGCTGGACCAACAGGGGGCGGTGTTCAGCGCCGGTGGCCGCAGCGTGACGCTGGCTCAGGTGGCCGATGCCTGGTACATCAATCCGCAGCATCTGCCGGCAGATGTGGACCCGCAGGGTCTGGAGCTGTCGGTGGGCTATAAGCCTAAGGTGGACACCGGAAGTTTTACGTATGCCAGCAACGCCGTGGTGGTCGCAGTGGACCCGCGTACCGGTGGGGTGGAAGTGCTCAAGTACGTCGTGGTCGAGGATTGCGGTGTCATGATCAACCCCATGATCGTCGAAGGTCAGACCATAGGCGGCATTGCCCAAGGCATAGGCACGGCCCTGTACGAAGAAATGCCCTACGACGAGTTCGGCCAGCCGCTGGCCTCCACCTTGGCCGATTATGTGATGCCGGGTGCCTGCGAAGTACCCAATATCCATATCGAGCATATGGAAAGTCCGTCGCCTCATACCGAATTCGGGGCTAAGGGCATGGGCGAGGGCGGGGCCATTGCGCCGCCGGCCGCCATTATGTCCGCGATCAACAATGCTTTGAAGCCTATCGGTGCACAGGTATCGCATACCCCGGTTACGCCGCATCGCGTGCTGAGCGCGATACATGCTGTTGCCGCACGGCAGGGCACGGTGTCCGTCTCGGAGGTTCAGGCATGA
- a CDS encoding FAD binding domain-containing protein → MKAAKFDYERAVSLQQIQDALAGEPGGVRLMGGSQSLGPMLNLRLVRPERVLDVSAVPELQQVSTVNAQVRIGAAVTHAQIEDGLHEALRGHMMQKVAGRIAYRGVRNRGTLGGSLAHADPAADWVLTCVALGARVNVRGSGGTRSVPMADFMVAAYTTVLEAGEFIESVDVPAVSATARWGYYKFTRKVGEFADASCACYFDPATRTARVVIGAMDGAPRFLPELAAKVAAHGAAALAGDTIAAALQPILAQRDPAHQELFRTVVERSLQQALGLKG, encoded by the coding sequence ATGAAGGCCGCCAAATTCGACTATGAACGGGCTGTCAGCCTGCAACAGATCCAGGATGCGTTGGCTGGTGAACCTGGTGGTGTGCGCCTGATGGGCGGCAGTCAATCGCTGGGACCGATGCTCAATCTGCGTCTGGTGCGTCCAGAACGTGTGCTTGACGTGTCCGCCGTGCCTGAGCTGCAGCAGGTCAGTACGGTGAACGCTCAGGTGCGCATTGGCGCTGCCGTGACCCACGCCCAGATCGAGGATGGCCTGCACGAAGCCTTGCGCGGCCACATGATGCAGAAGGTCGCCGGCCGCATTGCCTATCGCGGCGTGCGTAATCGCGGCACGCTGGGCGGCAGCCTGGCCCACGCCGATCCGGCGGCCGATTGGGTGCTGACCTGCGTTGCGTTGGGCGCGCGCGTGAATGTGCGCGGCTCTGGCGGCACCCGCAGCGTTCCCATGGCGGACTTCATGGTGGCCGCCTACACCACGGTGCTGGAAGCTGGCGAGTTCATCGAGTCTGTGGATGTACCGGCGGTATCGGCGACCGCGCGCTGGGGCTACTACAAATTTACCCGCAAGGTCGGCGAGTTCGCCGACGCCAGTTGCGCCTGTTATTTCGATCCGGCCACGCGCACGGCGCGCGTGGTGATCGGGGCGATGGATGGCGCGCCGCGTTTTCTGCCCGAACTGGCGGCGAAGGTGGCCGCGCACGGTGCGGCGGCACTGGCCGGGGACACAATCGCAGCCGCCTTGCAGCCGATTCTCGCGCAGCGGGACCCGGCCCATCAGGAGCTGTTCCGTACGGTGGTGGAACGTAGCCTGCAACAGGCGCTGGGTTTGAAAGGTTAA
- a CDS encoding xanthine dehydrogenase family Fe-S subunit, with amino-acid sequence MAEISIQINGRKQSHQAEARTHLGDFIREKSRLTGTNLSCEHGVCGACTVLVDGRPVRSCITFAGACEGHEVRTVEGYDDDPIMLRLRSAFSEHHALQCGFCTPGMLATSRDIVLRLPEADEARVRIELSGNICRCTGYQGITAAILSVLQALREQPDDQVQALRAAVVQHVQQDWTQGGFVTFEADQEEVSTVESVAADAGSGEKGKGQAIQGGFDAGFPAAQVWAFMTDLPQVAACLPGAVIESQEGASVQGKIAIKFGPMSAAFKGHATLERDEAHRTAVLRGEGVDSLSQSRARGDVQYQVTAQGETGSRVSVELVYALQGPLAQFSRSGLVQDFVRRMIAEFGKNVNLRLEKPLAQGEQPAVAQFNPVRMFFSILWDRFKGFFRRS; translated from the coding sequence ATGGCAGAGATTTCCATCCAAATAAACGGCCGTAAGCAATCGCACCAGGCCGAAGCGCGTACTCATCTGGGTGATTTCATTCGCGAAAAAAGCCGGCTGACCGGCACGAATCTGAGCTGCGAGCATGGTGTTTGCGGTGCGTGTACAGTCCTGGTGGACGGCCGTCCGGTGCGCTCCTGTATTACGTTTGCCGGCGCGTGCGAGGGGCACGAGGTAAGGACCGTCGAAGGCTATGACGACGACCCCATCATGCTGCGGCTGCGTAGCGCTTTTTCCGAACACCATGCCTTGCAGTGCGGTTTTTGCACGCCCGGCATGTTGGCGACCAGTCGCGATATTGTGTTGCGCCTGCCCGAAGCCGACGAGGCCCGGGTACGCATCGAGCTGTCCGGCAATATTTGTCGCTGTACCGGCTATCAGGGAATTACGGCGGCCATTCTGTCCGTGCTCCAGGCGCTGCGCGAACAGCCCGACGATCAGGTTCAGGCCTTGCGCGCCGCCGTGGTTCAGCATGTGCAGCAGGACTGGACCCAAGGTGGTTTTGTCACTTTCGAGGCGGATCAGGAGGAAGTGTCCACAGTGGAGTCTGTGGCGGCGGATGCGGGCAGTGGGGAAAAAGGCAAGGGTCAGGCCATACAAGGTGGCTTTGATGCTGGTTTTCCCGCCGCTCAGGTCTGGGCGTTCATGACGGATTTGCCCCAAGTGGCCGCGTGCTTGCCGGGGGCCGTCATCGAGTCTCAGGAAGGGGCGAGCGTGCAGGGCAAGATCGCTATCAAGTTCGGTCCCATGTCGGCCGCCTTTAAAGGCCATGCCACCTTGGAGCGGGATGAAGCGCACCGCACCGCCGTATTGCGCGGCGAGGGCGTCGATTCGCTCAGCCAGTCGCGGGCGCGTGGCGATGTCCAGTATCAAGTCACGGCGCAAGGAGAGACCGGAAGCCGGGTCAGTGTGGAGCTGGTGTATGCGCTGCAAGGGCCCTTGGCGCAGTTCTCCCGCTCCGGACTGGTTCAGGATTTTGTCCGCCGCATGATCGCTGAATTCGGCAAGAACGTGAATCTGCGCCTGGAAAAACCCTTGGCCCAGGGCGAGCAGCCCGCCGTGGCGCAGTTCAATCCGGTCAGGATGTTTTTCAGCATTCTGTGGGACCGCTTCAAGGGTTTCTTCCGACGATCTTGA
- a CDS encoding TRAP transporter small permease subunit produces MQFLLKLSRAIDSLNRWCGRTVMWLVLIVVLISSSNAISRKFFDMSSNAWLEAQWYLFGALFLLTGGYTFLRNEHVRVDVLAARLSERKQIVIEIVGVLLFMLPACLAIMVLSWPVFMDSYVTHELSSNSGGLIRWPAKLIIPVGFALISLQGVSHLIKCIGFLRGLCPNPNKKLLDKSPEELLAEDIARQAQAKFEQQQKG; encoded by the coding sequence ATGCAATTTTTACTGAAACTGTCCAGGGCGATAGACAGCCTGAACCGATGGTGTGGTCGCACAGTCATGTGGTTGGTCTTGATCGTGGTGCTGATCAGCTCGTCGAACGCGATATCGCGCAAATTTTTTGATATGAGTTCAAACGCCTGGCTCGAGGCGCAGTGGTATTTGTTCGGTGCCTTGTTTCTGCTGACCGGCGGCTACACGTTTTTGCGCAATGAACATGTCCGCGTCGATGTGCTGGCGGCTCGTCTATCCGAGCGCAAGCAGATCGTTATCGAGATTGTGGGCGTGCTCTTGTTCATGCTGCCGGCTTGCCTGGCCATCATGGTTCTGTCCTGGCCTGTATTCATGGATTCGTATGTGACGCATGAGCTGTCGTCCAATTCGGGTGGCCTGATCCGCTGGCCGGCCAAGCTGATCATTCCCGTCGGTTTCGCGCTGATTTCCTTGCAGGGAGTCTCGCACCTGATCAAGTGCATCGGGTTTCTGCGCGGCCTCTGCCCCAATCCCAACAAGAAGCTGCTGGACAAAAGCCCGGAAGAGCTGCTGGCCGAGGATATCGCGCGGCAGGCGCAAGCCAAATTCGAGCAACAACAGAAAGGCTGA
- a CDS encoding TRAP transporter large permease, giving the protein MDLFVANMAPVMFASLIVFLLLGFPVAFALAANGMVFGLIGVELGLFNWSLFQALPLRVFGIMANDTLLAIPFFTFMGLILERSGMAEDLLDTIGQLFGSMPGGLAIAVVAVGAMLAATTGVVSASVISMGLISLPIMLRYGYSRRLATGVIAASGTLSQIIPPSLVLIVLADQLGRSVGDMYRGAMLPGFFLMAAYIIYVLLLALLRPKDVPPIPLEHRSYADARGRTGARSLVVLLLISLSAAYVLDEYIIDPNGPIDEKVVIGILLVGGVAFALALLNKWLKLGLLSRLAERVTFVMIPPLALIFLVLGTIFLGIATPTEGGAMGAVGAILMAISRRRLSVDLLKQAMDTTAKLSCFVMFILIGSTIFSLTFRGVDGDLWVEHLLIDLPGGEYGFLVLVSVLVFVLAFFLDFFELAFIIVPLLGPVADKMGIDLIWFGVLLAVNMQTSFMHPPFGFALFYLRSVAPKEDYVDKVTGDKIARVATGDIYWGSVPFICIQLIMVAIVLLFPGLVTHYKGGGTPVDPSTVSIDMQDAYGMDASPFDGAGDAVPVFK; this is encoded by the coding sequence ATGGATTTATTTGTCGCCAATATGGCTCCGGTGATGTTCGCGTCGCTGATTGTGTTTCTGCTGCTGGGCTTTCCGGTGGCTTTTGCTCTGGCCGCCAACGGCATGGTGTTCGGCTTGATCGGGGTGGAACTGGGCTTGTTCAACTGGTCCTTGTTTCAGGCTCTGCCGCTGCGCGTGTTCGGCATCATGGCCAACGATACGCTGTTGGCTATTCCTTTCTTTACCTTCATGGGCCTGATCCTGGAGCGCTCGGGCATGGCCGAGGACTTGTTGGACACCATAGGTCAATTGTTCGGCTCTATGCCTGGTGGCTTGGCAATCGCCGTAGTGGCAGTGGGGGCCATGCTGGCGGCCACCACCGGCGTAGTATCGGCTTCGGTGATTTCCATGGGGCTGATTTCTTTGCCCATCATGCTGCGTTACGGCTATAGCCGTCGTCTGGCCACGGGTGTGATCGCTGCTTCGGGCACGTTATCGCAGATTATTCCGCCATCGCTGGTGTTGATTGTGCTGGCCGATCAGCTAGGGCGTTCCGTGGGTGATATGTATCGCGGGGCCATGTTGCCTGGTTTTTTCCTGATGGCAGCCTACATTATTTATGTATTGCTGTTGGCCTTGCTGCGTCCCAAGGATGTGCCGCCCATTCCACTGGAACACCGCAGCTATGCGGATGCCCGTGGCCGTACCGGTGCGCGTTCGCTGGTCGTGTTGCTCTTGATTTCTCTGAGCGCGGCCTATGTGCTTGATGAATATATCATCGATCCCAATGGTCCGATCGACGAGAAAGTCGTCATCGGGATTTTGTTGGTGGGCGGCGTTGCGTTTGCGTTGGCCTTGCTGAATAAGTGGCTCAAGTTGGGGTTGCTGTCCAGGCTGGCCGAGCGCGTGACCTTTGTGATGATTCCGCCGCTGGCGTTGATTTTTCTGGTGTTGGGCACGATTTTTCTGGGTATTGCCACACCGACCGAAGGCGGGGCGATGGGGGCGGTGGGGGCTATTCTGATGGCGATCAGCCGCCGTCGATTGAGCGTGGATCTGCTCAAGCAGGCGATGGATACCACGGCCAAGTTGTCTTGCTTTGTCATGTTCATCCTGATCGGTTCGACCATTTTTTCGCTGACCTTCCGTGGCGTGGACGGGGATCTGTGGGTGGAGCATCTGCTGATTGATCTGCCCGGCGGGGAGTACGGTTTTCTGGTTCTGGTCAGCGTGCTGGTTTTTGTGCTGGCGTTTTTCCTGGATTTTTTCGAACTCGCGTTCATCATCGTGCCTTTGCTCGGACCGGTGGCTGACAAGATGGGGATAGACCTTATATGGTTCGGCGTGCTGTTGGCCGTTAATATGCAAACATCCTTTATGCATCCACCATTTGGCTTCGCACTATTTTATTTGCGCTCGGTGGCTCCCAAGGAGGACTATGTAGACAAGGTGACCGGGGACAAGATTGCCAGGGTCGCGACAGGGGACATTTATTGGGGTTCGGTGCCGTTTATCTGCATTCAGCTCATTATGGTGGCCATCGTGTTGCTCTTTCCTGGCTTGGTGACTCATTACAAGGGCGGTGGGACGCCGGTTGATCCCAGTACCGTCAGTATCGATATGCAGGATGCCTATGGGATGGATGCCAGTCCATTCGACGGTGCCGGCGATGCAGTGCCTGTATTCAAATAA
- a CDS encoding XdhC family protein encodes MESVDVRVLRQLRDWREQGRQAILVTVVQTWGSSPRPEGSIMALEKGGAVVGSVSGGCIEDDLIRAYQDTHSTDSRLHGEGGPRLLTYGISADEAHRFGLPCGGTIRLLVEFDPCPQALNHILALLEQRHLVQRHVDLDSGRAWCEASRVPAALHLSPHRLSVTFGPAYRLLLIGGGQLSEYVATVALFNGFDVTVCDPRCEHIDGWSVEGVRVVRGMPDDEVIACVPDRRTAVVALTHDPKLDDMALLEALKSSAFYVGAIGSRRNNQSRRERLAEYFDLTAQEIDRLKGPIGLYVGSKTPAEIAVSIMAEIIAVKNGVDVPRELSVGSVKDRQEQLSA; translated from the coding sequence ATGGAAAGTGTGGATGTCAGGGTACTGCGTCAGTTGCGCGACTGGCGGGAGCAGGGTCGTCAGGCGATTTTGGTGACGGTGGTCCAGACCTGGGGGTCGTCGCCGCGTCCAGAAGGCTCGATCATGGCCCTGGAAAAAGGGGGAGCCGTGGTCGGATCTGTGTCCGGTGGCTGCATCGAAGATGATTTGATCCGCGCCTATCAAGACACGCACTCGACAGACAGCCGGCTGCACGGCGAGGGCGGTCCGCGCCTGTTGACGTATGGCATCAGCGCCGACGAAGCGCATCGTTTTGGCCTGCCTTGCGGCGGGACGATTCGCTTGCTGGTGGAGTTCGATCCCTGTCCACAGGCACTTAACCACATATTGGCCTTGCTGGAGCAGCGGCACCTGGTGCAACGCCACGTGGATCTGGACAGCGGCCGGGCCTGGTGCGAGGCAAGCCGTGTGCCCGCGGCCCTGCATCTAAGCCCGCACCGTTTGTCGGTGACGTTTGGGCCGGCGTACCGTCTGTTGCTGATAGGGGGCGGGCAGTTGTCCGAATATGTGGCCACCGTGGCTTTGTTTAATGGGTTCGATGTGACGGTCTGCGATCCGCGTTGTGAACATATCGATGGCTGGAGTGTCGAGGGTGTGCGCGTGGTGCGTGGCATGCCGGATGACGAGGTCATTGCCTGTGTGCCGGATCGCCGCACGGCGGTGGTCGCGCTGACGCATGATCCCAAATTGGACGATATGGCGTTGCTGGAGGCACTGAAAAGCAGCGCGTTTTATGTGGGCGCGATCGGCTCGCGGCGCAATAATCAGAGCCGGCGCGAACGGCTGGCCGAGTATTTCGATTTGACGGCTCAGGAGATCGACCGTCTGAAGGGGCCGATCGGCTTGTATGTGGGCAGCAAGACGCCGGCCGAGATTGCGGTCAGCATTATGGCCGAGATTATTGCGGTCAAGAACGGGGTGGATGTGCCGCGCGAGCTGTCGGTCGGGTCGGTCAAGGACAGGCAAGAACAGCTGTCGGCTTGA
- a CDS encoding NAD(P)H-hydrate dehydratase — translation MSSSVHGFLPVSAPPGCQALYTPAQCARMDAAAPLLGASIEQLMQAAGLAVAQAVQRHWPQGPVLVVCGAGNNGGDALVAARILREQGRDVRVFSPVKPSLRRGAAAWAQAQWQGPWETSCPALADFSVVVDGLLGAGLDRPVQGPLAELIQALAASDTPVCAIDVPSGLDGATGLVHGVAAPAQVTVTFVRYKPGHVLYPGRALCGHLELADIGMPSAALEAADTCLNEPASWQAQWPSLAWGSHKYTRGHAVVIGGERMTGAGRLAARAAQRAGAGLVSLIVPESVWSIYAGALDSIMVAPLHDLAIQDERIRAWLIGPGAGLGEATRRLVMQLLATGRACVLDADALSSFADHPSELFQALHGQCVLTPHAGEFARLFPRPTDRLQAVRDAAHLCGAVVVLKGADTVIAAPDGRVLVNACAPPWLATGGSGDVLAGLVCGLLAQGMPVFEAAGAAVWLHSQAALAYGPGLIPEDLLQALPGVLQGMYQNSVCQP, via the coding sequence ATGTCATCTTCTGTACACGGTTTTTTACCTGTCAGTGCTCCGCCTGGGTGTCAGGCCTTGTATACCCCCGCTCAGTGCGCCCGCATGGATGCGGCTGCTCCGCTCTTGGGGGCGTCTATCGAACAGTTGATGCAGGCTGCCGGTCTGGCGGTGGCTCAGGCTGTGCAGCGCCATTGGCCGCAGGGACCGGTGCTTGTCGTGTGCGGGGCGGGCAATAACGGTGGCGATGCCCTGGTGGCGGCGCGCATTCTGCGTGAGCAGGGGCGGGATGTCAGGGTTTTCAGCCCGGTCAAACCTTCGCTGCGGCGCGGTGCGGCGGCCTGGGCGCAAGCCCAATGGCAAGGGCCCTGGGAGACATCTTGCCCGGCCCTGGCCGATTTTTCCGTGGTCGTGGATGGGCTGCTGGGGGCCGGGTTGGATCGGCCGGTGCAGGGACCGCTTGCCGAATTGATTCAAGCCTTGGCGGCAAGCGATACACCCGTTTGCGCCATTGATGTGCCGTCCGGGCTGGATGGCGCAACAGGCCTGGTGCATGGCGTGGCTGCGCCCGCGCAGGTCACGGTGACCTTTGTGCGCTACAAACCGGGCCATGTGTTGTATCCGGGGCGCGCGTTGTGCGGACATCTGGAATTGGCCGATATCGGCATGCCATCAGCAGCCCTGGAAGCGGCCGACACCTGCTTGAACGAACCGGCGTCATGGCAGGCGCAATGGCCGTCTCTGGCGTGGGGCAGTCATAAGTACACGCGTGGCCATGCGGTGGTGATCGGCGGGGAACGCATGACAGGCGCGGGGCGGCTGGCGGCACGGGCGGCGCAGCGCGCTGGTGCGGGACTGGTCAGCCTGATCGTTCCTGAATCGGTCTGGAGCATTTATGCCGGTGCCTTGGATAGCATTATGGTGGCACCGCTGCACGACCTGGCAATCCAGGACGAGCGCATTCGCGCCTGGCTGATCGGGCCGGGCGCAGGCTTGGGCGAGGCGACGCGCCGTTTGGTGATGCAATTGTTGGCGACGGGGCGTGCCTGCGTGCTGGATGCCGATGCCTTAAGCAGTTTTGCCGATCACCCCTCCGAATTGTTTCAGGCGCTGCATGGGCAATGCGTATTGACGCCGCATGCGGGCGAGTTTGCCCGCTTGTTCCCGAGACCGACGGATCGTTTGCAGGCGGTGCGCGATGCAGCCCATCTGTGCGGAGCGGTGGTCGTCTTGAAGGGCGCGGATACGGTCATTGCCGCCCCGGACGGGCGGGTGCTGGTCAATGCGTGCGCCCCGCCCTGGCTGGCCACGGGGGGCAGCGGAGATGTGTTGGCCGGGCTGGTATGTGGTTTGCTGGCGCAGGGCATGCCTGTGTTCGAGGCCGCCGGAGCCGCCGTCTGGCTGCATTCTCAAGCGGCACTGGCTTACGGGCCGGGTTTGATTCCGGAAGATCTGTTGCAGGCGCTGCCTGGGGTTTTGCAAGGAATGTATCAAAATTCGGTGTGCCAGCCTTGA